TTTGGTATCCGCTGATGGAAAATCCATTAAAAGATTCGGCAGCAACACCAAGCCTATGGATTCCAAATTGGAAAAATCATTACAAAAAGCCTTAAAAATGTAGTGTGTTTTTAGGCGGCAAGTATTTTTATTTTTTCGACCATTGACCTCAGTCCATTGCCTCGCGTTGGGCTGAGGTGCTTTAAAAGCCCGAGTTGCTCGAAGTAGTTTTCGATATCAAAACTGCCAATCGCGTCAGCCGTTTTACCATTATAGGCCGCCAATACAACACCCAGCAGACCTTTTACGATAAATGCATCGCTATCGACTTCAAACCAAAACGTCCCGTCGATTGTTTCGTAATCAATCCACACCTGACTCTGGCATCCTTTAACGATATGTTCTTCCGTGTGCTTTTCCTCGGGCATTTCAGGTAATTCTTTACCGAGATCAATAATGTATTTGTAGCGATCTTCCCACCCGTCGAAAAAACTCAGTGTTTCAATAATATCGTCGCAGGTAATCGCAGTACCGAAAGGATTTTTAGTTATATCGCTCACTTAAAAAAACAACCCTGTTTCCAGCTGGGCTTCCTCCGACATCATCTCCCGTTGCCAGGGAGGGTCGAAAACCAGATTTACATTAACAGAAGCGACATTTGGAACCAATGCCACCCGATATTTTACATCGCCCACCAATACTGGACCCATACCGCAAGCAGGCGCAGTTAAGGTCATGTCTATCGCAACACTTTTTGAGTTTTGATCAACATCGACTTTATAAATCAACCCAAGACTGCGCAAATTAACCGGAATTTCAGGGTCGTACACAGTTTCCAGAGCCTGCCAAACTTGCGACTCTTTAATTTTATCATCTTGTGGTGATTCAAAATGCAGTTCAAATTTCTCCAAACCCAATGCGTCGGCGTCGGTACCGTCCACACGCAACATATTCCCCTGGTAAACCACGGTATAATTGCCACCCAAGGATTGGGTGATCGTAATAAACTGATGCGCGGGGATTGTGACCGGATCACCTACGGGCACCAAACGCGCCGGACAATCTCGAACAGTGGTCACCATTCTTTGTTCAATCATACTGCATATCCACTAACGTTGTTGGCGCATCTAGAGGCTAAAACTTTCACCGCAACCACAGGCATCTTTCACATTGGGGTTTTTCAATACCAAATTACGATTTAAGCCTTCTTTTACATAGTCAATGTGAGTTCCCTGAATGCCATTAAGGTGCTTCGCATCTACAAACAGGGTTACGCCATTGTCCAGAAGAACCGCGATATCGCCCTTCTCACCCTGACCAACCTCATCAATGACATATTTAAATCCGGTACAGCCCGCTTCAGTGAGACTAACGCGAATTGCAGTGTTACCGCTTTTTTGCAACAACACATTAAAGTGTTCCGCGGCTGCCGTTGTTACGGTAATTACCTCTGTAACGCTAAATGTTTCGACAGTCATACGAATCTCCGCTTACAGAAACTGCTTAACCTTTTCCAAGGCGCTGAATAATCGATCTATTTCTTCTCGGGTATTATAAATTGCTAAGGAAGCGCGTACAGTGCCGGGAATATTTAAGCGCTCCATCAAAGGCTGAGCACAGTGATGGCCGGTGCGCACAGCAACACCCTGCTGATCCAACAGCATACCAACATCAGACGGGTGTGCACCTTCAAGCAAAAAGCTAAACACACTAACAATATTGTGAGCCTCACCTACTCGCTGTAACCCACTGCAACCAAGCGCTTTCTCGTGACAGTAATTCAACAGATCTGCTTCGTGCGCCATTAATGCCGATCGATCAAAGCTTTGCAAGTATTTAATGGCGGCACCCAAGCCGATAGCACCAGCAATATCCGGGGTACCAGCTTCAAATTTATAGGGTAATTTATTGAATGTTGTGCCGCTAAATGAACAGCTCTCGATCATTTCGCCACCGCCGTGATAAGGCGGCATAGTTTCCAATAAGGGTTCCCGCCCCCAAAGCACACCAATGCCGGTTGGACCAAAAACTTTATGGCCAGAGAAAGCATAAAAATCAAAGCCTAATAGCTGTACATCAACCGTAAAATGTGAAGTTGCCTGTGCACCATCGACCAGCGTAATTGCGCCAGCCTGTTTGGCAAGAGCAACCATTTCTGCCACAGGATTCACCGTTCCCAACGCATTCGAAACATGCCCAAAAGCCACCAGTTTTACTCGGCTATCAAGTAGCGCGCGATAGCGCTCCAAGTCTATCTCGCCGGTGTTGCTTATCGGCAATGCGACAACTTCAGCACCTTTGCGCTGCGCCAACATTTGCCAGGGCACGATGTTGGAATGATGCTCCAAATTGGATACTAAAATCTTATCGCCCGCAGCAATGTTGTTGTCACCCCAGCTTGCGGCTACGAGATTGATCGCTTCGGTAGTACCACGAGTCCAAATCACCTGCCGTTCAGAAGGGCTTCCTATAAAAGATGCCACCGTTTTTCTGGCGTTTTCAAACGCTTCTGTTGCACGATCACTGAGATGGTGCGCACCGCGATGCACATTGGAATTGTAACCCCGATAATAGTCACTTATCGCGTCAATCACCGCTTCGGGCTTTTGCGTGGTTGCGGCATTGTCGAGATAAACCAACGGATGACCATTAATTTTCTGATGTAAAATAGGAAAGTCGTCGCGTACCTTGTTTACATCGAACCTTGTAACGCTGTGTTGTTCTATGGCGTTCACGCTATATGCCTCATTAAGCGTTCATCTCGAGCAAACATTTTTGCCAATAGCGGTCGCAGATATTCAGCAATTACTGGATGTTTAATATCATTGATTAATTCGTTAATAAATCCAAAACTTAGCATTACTTTAGCTTCTTCAGCTGATACACCGCGAGTTTGCATATAGTGAAGTGCCGTGCTATCCAGTTGTGCGACTGTTGCGCCATGTGCACATTGCACATCGTCTGCATAGATTTCCAATTCCGGCTTGGTATCGACTTCGGCTTTATCGCTGGTCAGTAAATTTTTATTGCTCAGTTGTGCCAGCGTTTTTTGAGCATCAGGATGAATATGAATACGACCATTAAATACGGCTTTGGCGCTGTCGGCGACTATACCCCGAAAAATTTCGTTGCTGGTGCAATGGGGTACCACATGCTCAATGCAGGTATGAAAATCAACCAATTGCTTTTGACGTGGTAAATAAACGCCACGCAACTCACAATGCGCACCTTCGCCGCGATGATGAACCACGATATCGAAGCGTTTCAGCTCACTACCCAAGGCCAGATAAAAACTCTCGAGATTGGCATTGCGGCCGAGCGCCACATGTACACCCCCAAGGTGTAATGCAGTTTGTTCTTCTAAATTAAGGCGATAATGATTTAAGCGTGCCCCTTCGGCCAGTTGGATTTCCGTGAGGGCATTGGTGAGCACTGCTTCATTATCCTGGAAAGATTTTTGCGATAGGTAATGCTCCAGCAAAGTCACTTCCGCGTTAGTGGATAAATCTACCAGTACGCGCACTTGTGCAGCTCGAGATACCGATGAGCCACCGTTTAAGTAGAGCAACTTTACGGGTTTGTCGAGCACTTGATTTTCTTGCACAGCAAGGTAAACGCCTTCACAGATTTGCGCACTATTAACCGCCGCAAACAGATGCTGCTCTGACTTACAGATTGTATCGAGTTTTTCGGCGATCGCTGTCTGTTGCTCAGCGTTTGCCTCAGAGAAAACCACCAGCTCTGCACCGGCAGGCAAACCGTTACAATCGGACAATTCCCTTTTAAAAACCCCGTTTACGAAAACCAATGTGTAGCAATCGAAGCCTGGAATCTGGCTTTGTGTCGGTAGATCAACGCCCGTAATATCGGCCGAATTCACCGCCGAAAAAAACGCATTTTGCTGCAGTGCTTTCAAACTGGTGTATTTCCAAGCCTCAGTTTTACGCGTTGGAAATTGTGTTTTCTGCAAGTTCTGTTTTGCGCGCGTGCGAACCTCGGCGAGCCACGGTAATCGGGTTTCCGCATCGCTACTAAGCACCGGCTGTAGTGGATTAAACATTATGCCGCCCCGCTTAGAGACGGGTCCAACCAACCATAACCTTTCGATTCAAGCTCCAACGCCAATGATTTATCGCCAGATTTTATAATTTTGCCATTGGCAAGCACGTGCACAAAATCGGGCTCAATATAATTAAGTAAACGCTGATAGTGAGTCACTACAATAAAAGCACGATCGGCACTGCGCAACGCATTTACTCCCTGCGCGACGACTTGTAACGCATCGATATCCAAGCCGGAATCCGTTTCATCAAGAATACAGAGTTTGGGTTGCAACAGCATCATCTGCATAATCTCATTGCGTTTTTTCTCGCCCCCGGAGAAACCCTCGTTAACACCACGCTTTAAAAAATTCTGATCCAGATTTACCGATTTACTGTACTCGCGTGCTAATTTCATAAAGCTCACAGCATCCAAGGGTGCTTCGCCTCGGTATTCGCGTACGGCGTCGACAGCGGCCTTCATGAACTCCATGTTGCTGACACCGGGAATTTCCACCGGGTATTGAAATGCGAGAAATAGCCCTGCACGAGCTCGCTCTTCGGTGTCCATTTCGAGCAAATTATTACCTAAAAAGTCGATACTGCCTTCCGTTACTTCGTAACCATCGCGACCGGAAAGCACATGACCGGTGGTACTTTTACCAGAGCCATTAGGGCCCATGATGGCATGCACTTCGCCAGATTTAACGTCCAAATTTAAGCCTTTAAGAATGTTTTTGTCATCAACATTCGCATGTAAATTTTTAATCGACAGCATAATTGTGCTCAACTCTTGAATTCTGATTCTAGCCTACTGAACCTTCGAGACTCACTTCCAATAATTTCCCAGCTTCTACGGCAAATTCCATAGGCAATTCTTTAAAAACTTCTTTACAAAAACCGTTAACAATCATGGAAACGGCTTTTTCTTCATCGATACCTCGCTGTCGACACAGATAGAGCTGATCGTCGCTCACTTTGGAGGTGGTCGCTTCATGCTCTACTACCGCGCTGGGGTTTTTACTTTCGATGTATGGGAAAGTATGTGCCGCACATTTGTCGCCAATTAATAAAGAGTCACATTGGGTGTAATTACGGGCACCGGACGCACCGGGATTCATACGAACCAGACCGCGATAGGCATTAGAGCTTTTACCCGCAGAAATACCTTTGGAAATTATTGTTGATCGCGTGTTTTTACCGAGGTGAATCATTTTGGTTCCGGTATCGGCCTGTTGATAATTATTGGTAAGCGCGACTGAATAAAATTCACCGACGCTGTTATCGCCCTTTAAAATACAACTGGGATATTTCCAGGTTACCGCCGAACCTGTTTCAACCTGGGTCCAGGAAATACGGGAATTAGTATGTGCAATTCCACGTTTGGTCACAAAATTATAGATTCCGCCTTTTCCTTCCGCATCACCGGGATACCAGTTCTGTACCGTGGAATATTTGATATAGGCATTATCGAGCGCGACCAGTTCCACGACAGCAGCGTGTAATTGATTCTCATCGCGCATCGGCGCGGTACAGCCTTCGAGATAACTGACCTGACTGCCCTCATCGGCCACAATTAAGGTGCGCTCGAATTGACCGGTTTTAGATTCATTAATTCGAAAATAGGTTGATAACTCCATAGGGCAACGCACACCCTTGGGAATATAAACAAAGGAGCCATCGCTAAAAACGGCACTGTTTAACGCTGCGTAAAAATTATCTTTTTGTGGAACAACACTGCCAAGATATTTTTGCACCAGTTCAGGGTATTCGTGGACTGCTTCCGATATCGAACAAAAAATAACACCGGCATCTTTGAGCTTCTCTCGAAAGGTCGTTGCTACTGACACAGAATCGAACACGGCATCCACCGCAACACCGGCCAGCATTTCCTGTTCGTGCAACGGAATACCTAATTTGTTGTAGGTATCGAGTAATTCCGGGTCTACCTCATCAAGGCTTTTCGGTTTGTCGGCCATACTCTTGGGCGCTGAAAAATACGATAACCCGTTAAAATCGATTTTAGGATAACTAACGTGCGCCCACTCTGGCTCGCTCATTTCCAACCAGGCGGCATAAGCTTTCAATCGCCACTCGAGCATCCACTCCGGTTCATTTTTTTTAGTCGAAATAAAACGAATAACGTCTTCATCCAGTCCCGGCGGCAAGGTATCGGACTCGATATTGGTAAAGAACCCGGCAGCGTATTCTTTTTTAATCAGGTGATCTAATTGTTCCTGAGACATAGTCATACTTCCTCACCGAAACTGAATCGGCGATGATTTCAGGCGTGAATGGTAGTGGGCGTAGTCGAAGCGCGTAGTTTCTGCACCGCTTCGCAAACTCTGTTCGCAGCGAAATCGACTTCGGCTTCAGTACTGTAGCGCCCGAAGCTAAAGCGAATCGAACTATGGGCCAACGCTTCATCCACACCGATAGCTTTCAAAACATACGAGGGTTCGACACTGAAGGAGGTACAAGCAGAACCGGTGGACACAGCAAGATCGCGTAACGCCAGCAGGAGCGCTTCACCCTCAACCCCAGCGAAGCTGATATTGGCGTTGCCTGCAACACGGTGGTCGAGCGACCCATTCAGATTCCAACCGGATAAATCGCACAAGCCCTTGAGGAATTGATTGCGCAACGCTAACACTCTTGCGTTTTCTTCCCCCAACTGCTCATTGACAATAACGGCCGCAGCACCCATACCGGCAATCTGATGGGTTGCAAGCGTTCC
The DNA window shown above is from Alteromonadaceae bacterium 2753L.S.0a.02 and carries:
- a CDS encoding Fe-S cluster assembly ATP-binding protein, which codes for MLSIKNLHANVDDKNILKGLNLDVKSGEVHAIMGPNGSGKSTTGHVLSGRDGYEVTEGSIDFLGNNLLEMDTEERARAGLFLAFQYPVEIPGVSNMEFMKAAVDAVREYRGEAPLDAVSFMKLAREYSKSVNLDQNFLKRGVNEGFSGGEKKRNEIMQMMLLQPKLCILDETDSGLDIDALQVVAQGVNALRSADRAFIVVTHYQRLLNYIEPDFVHVLANGKIIKSGDKSLALELESKGYGWLDPSLSGAA
- a CDS encoding Fe-S cluster assembly protein SufD produces the protein MFNPLQPVLSSDAETRLPWLAEVRTRAKQNLQKTQFPTRKTEAWKYTSLKALQQNAFFSAVNSADITGVDLPTQSQIPGFDCYTLVFVNGVFKRELSDCNGLPAGAELVVFSEANAEQQTAIAEKLDTICKSEQHLFAAVNSAQICEGVYLAVQENQVLDKPVKLLYLNGGSSVSRAAQVRVLVDLSTNAEVTLLEHYLSQKSFQDNEAVLTNALTEIQLAEGARLNHYRLNLEEQTALHLGGVHVALGRNANLESFYLALGSELKRFDIVVHHRGEGAHCELRGVYLPRQKQLVDFHTCIEHVVPHCTSNEIFRGIVADSAKAVFNGRIHIHPDAQKTLAQLSNKNLLTSDKAEVDTKPELEIYADDVQCAHGATVAQLDSTALHYMQTRGVSAEEAKVMLSFGFINELINDIKHPVIAEYLRPLLAKMFARDERLMRHIA
- a CDS encoding putative FeS assembly SUF system protein SufT gives rise to the protein MIEQRMVTTVRDCPARLVPVGDPVTIPAHQFITITQSLGGNYTVVYQGNMLRVDGTDADALGLEKFELHFESPQDDKIKESQVWQALETVYDPEIPVNLRSLGLIYKVDVDQNSKSVAIDMTLTAPACGMGPVLVGDVKYRVALVPNVASVNVNLVFDPPWQREMMSEEAQLETGLFF
- a CDS encoding iron-regulated ABC transporter membrane component SufB, encoding MSQEQLDHLIKKEYAAGFFTNIESDTLPPGLDEDVIRFISTKKNEPEWMLEWRLKAYAAWLEMSEPEWAHVSYPKIDFNGLSYFSAPKSMADKPKSLDEVDPELLDTYNKLGIPLHEQEMLAGVAVDAVFDSVSVATTFREKLKDAGVIFCSISEAVHEYPELVQKYLGSVVPQKDNFYAALNSAVFSDGSFVYIPKGVRCPMELSTYFRINESKTGQFERTLIVADEGSQVSYLEGCTAPMRDENQLHAAVVELVALDNAYIKYSTVQNWYPGDAEGKGGIYNFVTKRGIAHTNSRISWTQVETGSAVTWKYPSCILKGDNSVGEFYSVALTNNYQQADTGTKMIHLGKNTRSTIISKGISAGKSSNAYRGLVRMNPGASGARNYTQCDSLLIGDKCAAHTFPYIESKNPSAVVEHEATTSKVSDDQLYLCRQRGIDEEKAVSMIVNGFCKEVFKELPMEFAVEAGKLLEVSLEGSVG
- a CDS encoding cysteine desulfurase/selenocysteine lyase, coding for MNAIEQHSVTRFDVNKVRDDFPILHQKINGHPLVYLDNAATTQKPEAVIDAISDYYRGYNSNVHRGAHHLSDRATEAFENARKTVASFIGSPSERQVIWTRGTTEAINLVAASWGDNNIAAGDKILVSNLEHHSNIVPWQMLAQRKGAEVVALPISNTGEIDLERYRALLDSRVKLVAFGHVSNALGTVNPVAEMVALAKQAGAITLVDGAQATSHFTVDVQLLGFDFYAFSGHKVFGPTGIGVLWGREPLLETMPPYHGGGEMIESCSFSGTTFNKLPYKFEAGTPDIAGAIGLGAAIKYLQSFDRSALMAHEADLLNYCHEKALGCSGLQRVGEAHNIVSVFSFLLEGAHPSDVGMLLDQQGVAVRTGHHCAQPLMERLNIPGTVRASLAIYNTREEIDRLFSALEKVKQFL
- a CDS encoding cysteine desulfuration protein SufE; translated protein: MSDITKNPFGTAITCDDIIETLSFFDGWEDRYKYIIDLGKELPEMPEEKHTEEHIVKGCQSQVWIDYETIDGTFWFEVDSDAFIVKGLLGVVLAAYNGKTADAIGSFDIENYFEQLGLLKHLSPTRGNGLRSMVEKIKILAA
- a CDS encoding Fe-S cluster assembly protein SufA/iron-sulfur cluster assembly protein is translated as MTVETFSVTEVITVTTAAAEHFNVLLQKSGNTAIRVSLTEAGCTGFKYVIDEVGQGEKGDIAVLLDNGVTLFVDAKHLNGIQGTHIDYVKEGLNRNLVLKNPNVKDACGCGESFSL